The proteins below come from a single Kitasatospora sp. NBC_00315 genomic window:
- the prcA gene encoding proteasome subunit alpha, whose protein sequence is MSTPFYVSPQQAMADRAEYARKGIARGRSVVVLTYADGIVFVAENTSRALHKVSEIYDQIAYAAVGRYNEFENLRIGGVRYADLRGYSYDRADVTARGLANVYAQTLGTIFSSVGEKPYEVELIVAEVGKSPDDDQIYRLTPDGSVVDEQNTVVVGGNADSIGSYLGQRHRTGLSLTEALKLAVDSLARDPNGGTPRTLTPEQLEVAVLDRQRFQQRKFKRILGSQLGRLLDGDQSAEADEDEDKPAATSE, encoded by the coding sequence GTGTCCACACCGTTCTACGTCTCGCCTCAGCAGGCCATGGCGGACCGCGCGGAGTACGCCCGCAAGGGCATCGCGCGCGGCCGTAGCGTGGTCGTGCTCACCTATGCCGACGGCATCGTCTTCGTCGCCGAGAACACCTCGCGCGCCCTGCACAAGGTCTCCGAGATCTACGACCAGATCGCCTACGCGGCGGTCGGCCGCTACAACGAGTTCGAGAACCTGCGCATCGGCGGCGTCCGCTACGCCGACCTGCGCGGATACTCCTACGACCGGGCCGACGTGACGGCCCGGGGCCTGGCCAACGTCTACGCCCAGACGCTCGGCACCATCTTCTCCTCGGTCGGCGAGAAGCCCTACGAGGTCGAGCTGATCGTCGCCGAGGTCGGCAAGTCGCCCGACGACGACCAGATCTACCGCCTGACCCCCGACGGCTCGGTGGTGGACGAGCAGAACACCGTCGTGGTGGGCGGCAACGCCGACTCCATCGGCAGCTACCTCGGCCAGCGCCACCGGACGGGCCTGAGCCTCACCGAGGCCCTCAAGCTGGCCGTCGACTCCCTCGCCAGGGATCCCAACGGCGGTACCCCGCGCACCCTGACGCCCGAACAGCTGGAGGTGGCGGTGCTGGACCGCCAGCGCTTCCAGCAACGCAAGTTCAAGCGCATCCTCGGCAGCCAGCTGGGCCGGCTGCTCGACGGGGACCAGTCCGCGGAGGCGGACGAGGACGAGGACAAGCCGGCGGCGACGTCGGAGTAG
- a CDS encoding FKBP-type peptidyl-prolyl cis-trans isomerase — translation MRRTAGLLVVLPLLLVVACSSSSKAPAEASPTASSAAPTVPSPVSEAAPMPTVEGAFGSKATITVPAGQPSGQFVIKTVTEGDGATVGKGDWVTVNYSAKDWTTGKDLPSSYDAGGRPQLFQAGSGQLVPAFDQSVVGKKVGTRVLVVAPPAAAFGSQGNTTLGIAGGDTVVFVLDIAETLPQDSTLSGTMTQAPATSPQVKDNGKAAPTITIPAGQPAPTDLQQFVLIKGDGTQVKSGQTLVVQYTGVLWSNGQQFDSSWSHGGAQALQVGTGSLIQGWDKGLVGQTVGSRVLLVVPPALGYKDQAQGAVPANSTLVFVIDILEAV, via the coding sequence GTGCGCCGCACCGCCGGTTTGCTCGTAGTCCTCCCTCTGCTGCTGGTGGTCGCCTGCAGCAGCAGCTCGAAGGCGCCCGCCGAGGCGTCCCCCACGGCGTCGAGTGCGGCGCCCACGGTGCCCTCCCCGGTGAGCGAGGCCGCGCCGATGCCGACCGTCGAGGGCGCCTTCGGCAGCAAGGCCACCATCACCGTTCCGGCGGGCCAGCCCAGCGGCCAGTTCGTGATCAAGACGGTCACCGAGGGTGACGGTGCGACGGTCGGCAAGGGCGACTGGGTGACGGTCAACTACTCCGCGAAGGACTGGACGACCGGCAAGGACCTGCCGAGCTCGTACGACGCCGGCGGCCGTCCGCAGCTGTTCCAGGCCGGCAGCGGCCAGCTGGTGCCCGCCTTCGACCAGAGCGTGGTGGGCAAGAAGGTCGGCACCCGGGTCCTGGTGGTGGCTCCGCCCGCCGCCGCGTTCGGCAGCCAGGGCAACACCACGCTGGGCATCGCCGGGGGCGACACCGTGGTCTTCGTGCTGGACATCGCCGAGACCCTGCCGCAGGACTCCACCCTCTCGGGCACGATGACCCAGGCGCCCGCGACCTCGCCGCAGGTGAAGGACAACGGCAAGGCCGCTCCGACGATCACGATTCCGGCCGGCCAGCCGGCACCCACGGACCTGCAGCAGTTCGTGCTGATCAAGGGCGACGGCACCCAGGTGAAGTCCGGCCAGACCCTGGTGGTCCAGTACACCGGGGTGCTCTGGAGCAACGGCCAGCAGTTCGACTCCTCCTGGAGCCACGGCGGCGCGCAGGCCCTCCAGGTCGGCACCGGGAGCCTGATCCAGGGCTGGGACAAGGGCCTGGTGGGCCAGACGGTCGGCAGTCGCGTGCTGCTCGTGGTGCCCCCCGCACTCGGCTACAAGGACCAGGCGCAGGGCGCGGTGCCGGCGAACTCGAC
- the prcB gene encoding proteasome subunit beta, whose translation MTPGSSSFIDFLAEHSPDMIPGRRGLPEGLTIDAPHGTTIVSAVFDGGVVIAGDRRATMGNVIAQRDIEKVFPADEYSAVGIAGTAGLAVEMVRLFQLELEHYEKIEGTVLSFEGKANRLTTMIRGNLGMAMQGLAVVPLFAGYDLDLGRGRIFTYDVTGGRSEERGFAATGSGSVFARGSMKKLYRAGLSAQQASTVVVQALYDAADDDSATGGPDLARKIFPIVSLITDAGFRRLSETEVSDIAHSITETRLERPNGPQAPLL comes from the coding sequence CTGACCCCCGGGTCGTCCTCGTTCATCGACTTCCTGGCCGAGCACTCGCCGGACATGATCCCGGGCCGCCGCGGCCTCCCCGAGGGGCTGACCATCGACGCGCCGCACGGGACGACGATCGTCTCCGCGGTCTTCGACGGCGGCGTGGTCATCGCCGGCGACCGCCGGGCCACCATGGGCAACGTGATCGCCCAGCGCGACATCGAGAAGGTCTTCCCGGCCGACGAGTACAGCGCGGTCGGCATCGCCGGCACCGCCGGGCTCGCCGTCGAGATGGTCCGGCTCTTCCAGTTGGAGCTGGAGCACTACGAGAAGATCGAGGGCACCGTCCTCTCCTTCGAGGGCAAGGCCAACCGCCTCACCACGATGATCCGGGGCAACCTGGGCATGGCGATGCAGGGTCTCGCGGTGGTCCCGCTGTTCGCGGGCTACGACCTCGACCTCGGCCGGGGCCGGATCTTCACCTACGACGTCACCGGCGGCCGCTCCGAGGAGCGCGGCTTCGCCGCCACCGGCTCCGGCTCGGTCTTCGCCCGGGGCTCGATGAAGAAGCTCTACCGCGCGGGCCTGTCCGCGCAGCAGGCCTCCACCGTGGTGGTGCAGGCCCTCTACGACGCCGCCGACGACGACTCGGCGACCGGCGGTCCCGACCTCGCCCGCAAGATCTTCCCGATCGTCTCGCTGATCACCGACGCCGGCTTCCGCAGGCTGTCCGAGACCGAGGTCTCCGACATCGCGCACTCGATCACCGAGACCCGCCTGGAGCGCCCCAACGGCCCCCAGGCCCCGCTCCTCTAG
- a CDS encoding response regulator, with the protein MTIRVLLVDDQPLLRTGFRMILEAETDLVVVGEAGDGQQALDQVRALQPDVVLMDIRMPRMDGVEATRRIAGPGRDGPAKVLVLTTFDLDEYVVEALRAGASGFLLKDVPAEELVQAIRVVADGAAMLAPSITRRLLDMYATKLPSGDEAPPQALTALTERELEVLRLVAKGLSNAEIAAELFVSETTVKTHVGHVLTKLQLRDRVQAAVYAYESGLVRPGAL; encoded by the coding sequence GTGACGATCCGAGTGCTGCTGGTCGACGACCAGCCGCTGCTGCGCACCGGCTTCCGGATGATCCTGGAGGCCGAGACCGACCTGGTGGTGGTCGGTGAGGCCGGCGACGGGCAGCAGGCGCTGGACCAGGTCCGCGCGCTGCAGCCCGACGTGGTGCTGATGGACATCCGGATGCCCCGGATGGACGGCGTCGAGGCGACCCGCCGGATCGCCGGTCCCGGCCGCGACGGGCCGGCCAAGGTGCTGGTGCTGACCACCTTCGACCTGGACGAGTACGTGGTCGAGGCGCTGCGGGCCGGCGCCAGCGGCTTCCTGCTCAAGGACGTCCCCGCCGAGGAGCTGGTGCAGGCGATCCGGGTCGTCGCGGACGGCGCCGCCATGCTCGCCCCGAGCATCACCCGCCGCCTGCTGGACATGTACGCCACCAAGCTCCCGTCCGGGGACGAGGCGCCGCCGCAGGCCCTCACCGCGCTGACGGAGCGTGAGCTGGAGGTGCTCCGGCTGGTCGCCAAGGGCCTGTCGAACGCCGAGATCGCGGCCGAGCTGTTCGTCAGCGAGACGACGGTGAAGACGCACGTCGGCCATGTGCTGACCAAGCTTCAGCTGCGCGACCGGGTGCAGGCCGCGGTCTACGCGTACGAGAGCGGTCTGGTGCGCCCGGGGGCGCTGTAG
- a CDS encoding site-2 protease family protein, with the protein MSDTRGRQTSDQPPAGGTPPPGGPPAPGRRPGEDPQPRGGILMGRPFGVPVYVTPSWFVVAALITWIFGGQLSQVLPDLGATRYLVALSFAIAFYASVLVHELAHTVVALRYGLGVRRIQLQFLGGISEIENEAQSPAREFWLAFVGPLLSLLLGGVFLAAGRLVELASVPGVLLTGLMVSNFVVAAFNLLPGLPLDGGRMLRAVVWGLTGRPMTGTVAASWAGRGLAIAVLIGLPLFSASRDGGAGRSGTDTLIDAALAAILAAIIWNGAVGSVRNARLKEALPGLRVRELARRAVRVTADTPLGEALRRAREAEAGAVLVVDGLGEPIALVRESAVRAVPEHRRPWIAVGALSRDLEPGLRLSADLAGEDLLGALRAAPASEYLAVEADGSVYGVVALTDVEQRLSRAVAGA; encoded by the coding sequence GTGAGCGACACCAGGGGGCGGCAGACCTCCGACCAGCCACCGGCCGGCGGTACGCCTCCGCCCGGCGGACCGCCGGCTCCGGGCCGGCGCCCGGGCGAGGACCCGCAGCCGCGCGGCGGCATCCTGATGGGCCGCCCGTTCGGCGTCCCGGTCTACGTCACCCCGTCCTGGTTCGTCGTCGCCGCGCTGATCACCTGGATCTTCGGCGGCCAGCTCTCCCAGGTGCTGCCCGACCTCGGCGCCACCCGCTACCTGGTCGCGCTCTCCTTCGCGATCGCCTTCTACGCCTCCGTCCTGGTCCACGAGCTGGCCCACACGGTGGTCGCACTGCGCTACGGACTCGGGGTGCGCCGGATCCAGCTGCAGTTCCTCGGCGGCATCTCGGAGATCGAGAACGAGGCCCAGAGCCCGGCCCGGGAGTTCTGGCTGGCCTTCGTCGGGCCGCTGCTCTCCCTGCTGCTCGGCGGCGTCTTCCTGGCCGCCGGGCGGCTGGTCGAACTCGCCAGCGTCCCCGGGGTGCTGCTGACCGGCCTGATGGTCAGCAACTTCGTGGTGGCCGCCTTCAACCTGCTGCCGGGCCTTCCGCTGGACGGCGGCCGGATGCTGCGGGCCGTCGTCTGGGGCCTGACCGGCCGCCCGATGACCGGCACCGTCGCGGCGTCCTGGGCCGGCCGGGGCCTGGCGATCGCCGTCCTGATCGGCCTGCCGCTGTTCAGCGCCTCCCGGGACGGCGGCGCCGGCCGCAGTGGGACCGACACCCTGATCGACGCGGCGCTGGCCGCGATCCTCGCCGCGATCATCTGGAACGGCGCCGTCGGCAGCGTCCGCAACGCCCGGCTCAAGGAGGCGCTGCCGGGCCTGCGGGTGCGCGAGCTGGCCCGCCGGGCCGTACGGGTGACCGCCGACACCCCGCTGGGGGAGGCGCTGCGCCGGGCCCGGGAGGCCGAGGCGGGCGCGGTGCTGGTGGTGGACGGGCTGGGCGAGCCGATCGCCCTGGTGCGTGAGTCCGCGGTCCGGGCGGTGCCCGAGCACCGTCGGCCGTGGATCGCGGTGGGGGCGCTCTCCCGGGATCTGGAGCCGGGCCTGCGCCTGTCGGCCGACCTGGCCGGCGAGGACCTGCTCGGGGCGCTGCGGGCGGCCCCGGCCAGTGAGTACCTGGCCGTCGAGGCGGACGGCTCGGTGTACGGGGTGGTGGCGCTGACCGACGTCGAGCAGCGGCTCAGCCGGGCCGTCGCGGGCGCCTGA
- a CDS encoding tRNA (adenine-N1)-methyltransferase: protein MSEPTGATRRRGPFQVGDQVQLTDPKGRHYTFTLQAGNQFHTHKGAFPHDELIGSPEGTVVRTTGNVPYLALRPLLPDYVLSMPRGAAVIYPKDAGQILAMADIFAGARVVEAGVGSGALSTYLLRAVGDTGLLASYERRQDFADIAKSNVERYFGGSHPAWKLTVGDLQDNLVETDVDRVILDMLAPWECLDVASRALVPGGLICCYVATTTQMSRTVEALREHGTFTEPQAWETMVRTWHLEGLAVRPDHRMIGHTGFLLTSRRLADGVEPPLRRRRPAKGAYGEEYDNGSPEQSLQERAAARAAARDVGTEPTGAPELG, encoded by the coding sequence ATGTCCGAACCGACCGGTGCCACCCGCCGACGCGGGCCCTTCCAGGTCGGGGACCAGGTCCAGCTGACCGACCCGAAGGGCCGCCACTACACGTTCACGCTCCAGGCCGGGAACCAGTTCCACACCCACAAGGGTGCGTTCCCGCACGACGAGCTGATCGGCTCCCCCGAGGGCACGGTCGTGCGCACCACGGGGAACGTCCCGTACCTCGCGCTGCGCCCCCTGCTCCCCGACTACGTCCTGTCCATGCCGCGAGGCGCCGCCGTGATCTACCCCAAGGACGCGGGGCAGATCCTGGCGATGGCCGACATCTTCGCCGGTGCCCGCGTGGTCGAGGCCGGCGTCGGCTCCGGTGCGCTCAGCACCTACCTGCTGCGCGCCGTCGGCGACACCGGCCTGCTGGCCTCCTACGAGCGCCGCCAGGACTTCGCCGACATCGCCAAGAGCAACGTCGAGCGCTACTTCGGCGGCTCGCACCCGGCCTGGAAGCTCACCGTGGGCGACCTCCAGGACAACCTGGTGGAGACCGACGTCGACCGCGTGATCCTCGACATGCTCGCCCCCTGGGAGTGCCTGGACGTCGCCTCCAGGGCGCTCGTTCCCGGCGGCCTGATCTGCTGCTACGTGGCCACCACCACGCAGATGTCGCGCACGGTCGAGGCGCTTCGCGAGCACGGCACCTTCACCGAACCGCAGGCCTGGGAGACCATGGTCCGCACCTGGCACCTGGAGGGCCTCGCGGTCCGCCCGGACCACCGGATGATCGGTCACACCGGCTTCCTGCTCACCTCCCGCCGCCTCGCCGACGGTGTCGAGCCGCCGCTGCGCCGTCGTCGCCCCGCCAAGGGCGCCTACGGCGAGGAGTACGACAACGGGTCTCCGGAGCAGAGCCTCCAGGAGCGCGCCGCCGCCCGGGCGGCCGCCCGCGACGTGGGCACCGAGCCGACCGGGGCACCGGAGCTCGGCTGA
- the pafA gene encoding Pup--protein ligase, with protein MDRRIFGLENEYGVTCTFRGQRRLSPDEVARYLFRRVVSWGRSSNVFLRNGARLYLDVGSHPEYATPECDEVTELVTHDKAGERILEGLLVDAERRLHEEGIAGDVYLFKNNTDSAGNSYGCHENYLVARHGEFSRLSDVLIPFLVTRQLICGAGKVLQTPRGAVYCVSQRAEHIWEGVSSATTRSRPIINTRDEPHADAERYRRLHVIVGDSNMSETTTLLKVGATDLVLRLIEAGVVLRDLTLENPIRAIREVSHDLTGTHQVRLANGREASALEIQEEYYSKALEFADRKGINTGTIARVLELWGRTLEAVRTEDLAKVGNEIDWIMKYRLIERYREKHQMSMSNPRVAQIDLAYHDIHRRRGLFYLLQAKGQAERVTTDLKTFEAKSVPPQTTRARLRGDFIRRAQEQRRDFTVDWVHLKLNDQAQRTVLCKDPFRSVDERVEKLIAGM; from the coding sequence ATGGACCGCCGAATTTTCGGGCTGGAGAACGAGTACGGCGTCACGTGCACGTTCCGGGGACAACGACGGCTGTCCCCGGACGAGGTGGCCAGGTACCTCTTCCGCCGTGTCGTTTCCTGGGGCCGCAGCAGCAACGTCTTCCTGCGCAACGGGGCACGCCTCTACCTCGACGTGGGCTCGCACCCCGAGTACGCGACACCCGAGTGCGACGAGGTGACCGAGCTGGTCACGCACGACAAGGCGGGCGAGCGCATCCTCGAGGGGCTCCTGGTCGACGCCGAGCGGCGGCTGCACGAGGAGGGCATCGCCGGCGACGTCTACCTGTTCAAGAACAACACCGACTCGGCCGGGAACTCCTACGGCTGCCACGAGAACTACCTGGTGGCCCGGCACGGCGAGTTCTCCCGGCTCTCCGACGTGCTGATCCCCTTCCTGGTGACCCGCCAGCTGATCTGCGGCGCCGGGAAGGTGCTGCAGACCCCGCGCGGCGCGGTCTACTGCGTCAGCCAGCGGGCCGAGCACATCTGGGAGGGCGTCAGCTCGGCGACCACCCGCTCCCGCCCGATCATCAACACCCGCGACGAGCCGCACGCCGACGCCGAGCGCTACCGGCGACTGCACGTCATCGTGGGCGACTCCAACATGTCGGAGACCACCACCCTGCTCAAGGTCGGCGCCACCGACCTCGTGCTGCGCCTGATCGAGGCCGGCGTGGTGCTGCGCGACCTGACGCTGGAGAACCCGATCCGGGCGATCCGCGAGGTCAGCCACGACCTGACCGGCACCCACCAGGTCCGGCTCGCCAACGGCCGGGAGGCCAGCGCGCTGGAGATCCAGGAGGAGTACTACAGCAAGGCGCTGGAGTTCGCCGACCGCAAGGGGATCAACACCGGCACCATCGCCCGGGTGCTGGAGCTGTGGGGCCGCACCCTGGAGGCCGTGCGCACCGAGGACCTCGCCAAGGTCGGCAACGAGATCGACTGGATCATGAAGTACCGGCTGATCGAGCGGTACCGCGAGAAGCACCAGATGAGCATGTCCAACCCGCGGGTGGCCCAGATCGACCTGGCCTACCACGACATCCACCGCCGGCGCGGCCTGTTCTACCTGCTGCAGGCCAAGGGACAGGCCGAACGGGTGACGACGGACCTCAAGACCTTCGAGGCGAAGTCCGTCCCGCCGCAGACCACCCGGGCCCGGCTGCGCGGCGACTTCATCCGCCGGGCGCAGGAGCAGCGGCGGGACTTCACGGTCGACTGGGTGCACCTGAAGCTGAACGACCAGGCGCAGCGCACGGTGCTCTGCAAGGACCCGTTCCGTTCGGTGGACGAGCGGGTGGAGAAGCTCATCGCGGGGATGTGA
- the dop gene encoding depupylase/deamidase Dop, translating into MTVRRVMGIETEYGISVPGHPNANAMLTSSQIVNAYAAAMHRARRARWDFEEENPLRDARGFDLARDVADASQLTDEDIGLANIILTNGARFYVDHAHPEYSSPEVTNPRDAVLWDKAGERVMETAAARALDLPNGQTIRLYKNNTDNKGASYGTHENYLMKRSTPFADIVRHLTPFFVSRQVVTGAGRVGIGQDGNANGFQLSQRADYFEVEVGLETTLKRPIINTRDEPHADAEKYRRLHVIIGDANLSEISTYLKLGTTSLVLAMIEDAFIASDLAVDQPVRTLHRVSHDPGLKHLITLRSGRRLTAVQLQLEYCELARKYVEDRYGNDADEQTVDVLARWEDVLGRLERDPMSLSRQLDWVAKKEILEGYRSRDGLDWDNSRLELIDLQYSDVRAEKGLYNRLVARGRFERLVSEEDVLRAVGKPPEDTRAYFRGRCLEQYADHVAAASWDSVIFDLPGRDSLQRVPTLEPLRGTRDHVKDLLDRCRTAEDLVRVLSGDRGQGGT; encoded by the coding sequence ATGACCGTACGGCGCGTGATGGGGATCGAGACCGAGTACGGGATCTCCGTACCCGGGCACCCGAACGCCAACGCCATGCTCACCTCGTCCCAGATCGTCAACGCGTACGCCGCGGCGATGCACCGGGCTCGGCGGGCCCGCTGGGACTTCGAGGAGGAGAATCCGCTGCGCGACGCCCGGGGCTTCGACCTCGCGCGTGACGTCGCGGACGCCAGCCAGCTGACCGACGAGGACATCGGTCTCGCCAACATCATCCTCACCAACGGCGCCCGCTTCTACGTGGACCACGCGCACCCCGAGTACAGCTCGCCCGAGGTCACCAACCCGCGCGACGCCGTGCTCTGGGACAAGGCCGGCGAGCGTGTCATGGAGACGGCGGCGGCCCGGGCCCTGGACCTGCCCAACGGCCAGACCATCCGCCTGTACAAGAACAACACCGACAACAAGGGCGCCTCCTACGGCACTCACGAGAACTACCTGATGAAGCGGTCGACGCCGTTCGCCGACATCGTCCGCCACCTCACCCCGTTCTTCGTCTCGCGCCAGGTCGTCACCGGCGCCGGCCGGGTCGGGATCGGGCAGGACGGCAACGCGAACGGGTTCCAGCTCAGCCAGCGCGCCGACTACTTCGAGGTCGAGGTCGGCCTGGAGACCACCCTCAAGCGCCCGATCATCAACACCCGCGACGAACCGCACGCCGACGCCGAGAAGTACCGCCGGCTGCACGTGATCATCGGGGACGCCAACCTCTCCGAGATCTCCACCTACCTCAAGCTGGGCACCACCTCCCTGGTGCTGGCGATGATCGAGGACGCCTTCATCGCCTCCGACCTCGCCGTCGACCAGCCGGTGCGGACGCTGCACCGGGTCTCCCACGACCCGGGCCTCAAGCACCTGATCACCCTGCGCAGCGGGCGCCGGCTGACCGCCGTCCAGCTCCAGCTGGAGTACTGCGAGCTGGCCCGCAAGTACGTGGAGGACCGCTACGGCAACGACGCGGACGAGCAGACCGTGGACGTCCTGGCCCGTTGGGAGGACGTGCTGGGCCGCCTGGAGCGCGATCCGATGAGCCTGTCCCGGCAGCTGGACTGGGTCGCCAAGAAGGAGATCCTGGAGGGCTACCGCAGCCGGGACGGCCTCGACTGGGACAACTCCCGGCTGGAGCTGATCGACCTCCAGTACAGCGACGTCCGGGCCGAGAAGGGCCTCTACAACCGCCTGGTGGCCCGAGGCCGCTTCGAGCGGCTGGTGTCCGAGGAGGACGTCCTGCGAGCCGTGGGCAAGCCCCCGGAGGACACCAGGGCGTACTTCCGCGGCCGCTGCCTGGAGCAGTACGCGGACCACGTCGCCGCGGCCTCCTGGGACTCGGTGATCTTCGACCTCCCGGGCCGGGACTCGCTCCAGCGGGTGCCGACACTGGAGCCGCTGCGCGGGACACGCGACCACGTGAAGGACCTGCTGGACCGCTGTCGCACCGCCGAGGACCTGGTCCGGGTGCTCTCCGGCGACCGCGGACAGGGCGGCACCTGA
- the arc gene encoding proteasome ATPase encodes MAAHDDDYNRSPGRPARGSDEAAQVSYLEQEIAVLRRKLADSPRNSRILEERIVELQTNLAGATAQNERLASTLREARDQIVALKEEVDRLAQPPAGFGTFLVQNEDGTADIFTGGRKLRVNVSPSVELDELRRGQEVMLNEALNIVDAMAFESIGDIVTLKEVLEDGERALVTGHTDEERVVRLAEPLRGLTLRSGDALLLEPRSGYVYEVVPKSEVEDLVLEEVPDIDYRQIGGLANQIEQIRDAVELPYLHADLFKEYELRPPKGVLLYGPPGCGKTLIAKAVANSLAKKVAEVTGRPQGKSYFLNIKGPELLNKYVGETERQIRLVFQRAREKASEGTPVIVFFDEMESLFRTRGSGVSSDVENTIVPQLLAEIDGVEGLENVIVIGASNREDMIDPAILRPGRLDVKIKIERPDAEAAKDIFSKYLRDSLPFHPDDLKEHDGSVDSTVAAMIQAVVERMYTETEENRFLEVTYANGDKEVLYFKDFNSGAMIQNIVDRAKKMAIKDFLDHGQRGLRVAHLLAACVDEFKENEDLPNTTNPDDWARISGKKGERIVFIRTLVTGKQGAESGRSIDTVANTGQYL; translated from the coding sequence GTGGCAGCCCACGATGACGACTACAACCGCAGCCCCGGCAGGCCCGCTCGTGGTTCCGACGAGGCCGCACAGGTCTCGTACCTCGAGCAGGAAATCGCTGTCCTGCGCCGCAAGCTCGCCGACTCGCCGCGCAATTCGAGAATCCTCGAAGAGCGGATCGTCGAGCTCCAGACCAACCTGGCAGGCGCGACCGCTCAGAACGAGCGGCTCGCCTCCACCCTGCGAGAGGCCCGCGACCAGATCGTGGCCCTCAAGGAGGAAGTGGACAGGCTGGCCCAGCCCCCCGCCGGATTCGGCACCTTCCTCGTCCAGAACGAGGACGGTACCGCAGACATCTTCACCGGCGGCCGAAAGCTGCGGGTCAACGTCAGCCCGAGCGTAGAGCTCGACGAGCTGCGCCGCGGCCAGGAGGTGATGCTCAACGAGGCCCTCAACATCGTGGACGCGATGGCCTTCGAGAGCATCGGCGACATCGTCACCCTCAAGGAAGTCCTTGAGGACGGCGAGCGCGCCCTGGTCACCGGGCACACCGACGAGGAGCGGGTGGTCCGGCTCGCCGAACCGCTGCGCGGCCTCACCCTGCGTTCCGGTGACGCCCTGCTGCTGGAGCCGCGCTCCGGCTACGTCTACGAGGTGGTTCCGAAGTCGGAGGTCGAGGACCTGGTCCTCGAAGAGGTCCCCGACATCGACTACCGGCAGATCGGCGGTCTGGCCAACCAGATCGAGCAGATCCGGGACGCGGTCGAGCTGCCCTACCTGCACGCCGACCTGTTCAAGGAGTACGAGCTCCGGCCGCCGAAGGGCGTCCTGCTCTACGGCCCTCCCGGCTGTGGCAAGACGCTGATCGCCAAGGCCGTCGCGAACTCGCTCGCCAAGAAGGTCGCCGAGGTCACCGGTCGCCCGCAGGGCAAGAGCTACTTCCTCAACATCAAGGGCCCCGAGCTGCTCAACAAGTACGTCGGCGAGACCGAGCGGCAGATCCGCCTGGTCTTCCAGCGTGCTCGCGAGAAGGCCAGCGAGGGCACGCCCGTCATCGTCTTCTTCGACGAGATGGAGTCGCTCTTCCGCACCCGCGGCTCGGGTGTCAGCTCGGACGTGGAGAACACCATCGTTCCGCAGCTGCTGGCCGAGATCGACGGTGTCGAGGGCCTGGAGAACGTCATCGTCATCGGTGCCTCGAACCGTGAGGACATGATCGACCCGGCGATCCTGCGGCCCGGCCGGCTGGACGTCAAGATCAAGATCGAGCGTCCGGACGCCGAGGCGGCCAAGGACATCTTCTCGAAGTATCTCAGGGACTCGCTGCCCTTCCACCCGGACGACCTCAAGGAGCACGACGGCTCGGTGGACTCCACCGTGGCGGCGATGATCCAGGCGGTCGTCGAGCGGATGTACACCGAGACCGAGGAGAACCGCTTCCTGGAGGTCACCTACGCCAACGGTGACAAGGAGGTCCTGTACTTCAAGGACTTCAACTCCGGCGCCATGATCCAGAACATCGTGGACCGGGCGAAGAAGATGGCCATCAAGGACTTCCTCGATCACGGTCAGCGCGGTCTGCGCGTCGCCCACCTGCTCGCCGCCTGTGTGGACGAGTTCAAGGAGAACGAGGACCTGCCCAACACCACCAACCCGGACGACTGGGCCCGCATCTCCGGCAAGAAGGGCGAGCGGATCGTCTTCATCCGTACGCTCGTCACCGGCAAGCAGGGCGCCGAGTCCGGCCGCTCGATCGACACCGTGGCCAACACGGGGCAGTACCTGTAA
- a CDS encoding ubiquitin-like protein Pup — translation MASKDTGGGQQRANRASEEVEEQAAETQNSEELQERQEKLTDDVDAVLDEIDEVLESNAEDFVRQFVQKGGQ, via the coding sequence ATGGCGAGCAAGGACACCGGCGGCGGCCAGCAGCGGGCGAACCGTGCCTCCGAGGAGGTCGAGGAGCAGGCTGCCGAGACGCAGAATTCCGAGGAGCTCCAGGAGCGCCAGGAAAAGCTGACCGACGACGTGGACGCGGTTCTGGACGAAATCGACGAGGTTCTGGAGTCGAATGCCGAGGATTTCGTGCGGCAATTCGTCCAGAAGGGCGGCCAGTAG
- a CDS encoding ferredoxin produces MTGGTTAAGEPLEVWIDQDLCTGDGICVQYAPEVFELDIDGLAYVKGSDDELRQQPGETAPVPLTLLQDVVDSAKECPGDCIHVRRVADRVEVYGPDAD; encoded by the coding sequence GTGACCGGTGGCACGACGGCGGCGGGCGAGCCCCTTGAGGTGTGGATCGACCAGGATCTGTGCACCGGTGACGGCATCTGCGTGCAGTACGCCCCGGAGGTCTTCGAACTGGACATCGACGGCCTCGCGTACGTGAAGGGCTCCGACGACGAGCTGCGCCAGCAGCCGGGCGAGACCGCGCCGGTGCCGCTGACTCTGCTTCAGGACGTGGTGGACTCGGCGAAGGAGTGCCCCGGGGACTGCATCCACGTACGCCGGGTGGCGGATCGGGTCGAGGTCTACGGGCCGGACGCCGACTGA